A part of Silvimonas soli genomic DNA contains:
- a CDS encoding DUF2252 family protein, which produces MKLPSPDERRPLLLARRNEKMARSPHAYVRGNTVQFYEWLHSQHGHALPHGPAVWICGDCHIGNLGPLGYVDGDIDVQIRDLDQTVIGNPAHDLVRLALSLATAARGSRLPGVVTARMLEHMMLGYEQSFSGKPRPPKNRPDAVQLVVREAVTRSWKELARERIDDPKPTIPRGKHFWPLSRDEKSALKDLFRQPDLQHLATRLKSRADDSPVELLDAAYWVKGCSSLGLLRYALLLGIGEGEDRDYCLMDVKEAIRAAAPRHAHAHMPRDNGQRVREGAKHLSPALGERLVATRFMDHAVFVRELLPQDLKLEIETLDTDEAMHVAYYLAQVVGVAHARQMDADTRRSWKAELRRNRSKTLDAPSWLWNSVVQLVGSHEQGYLEHCRKYALQMSS; this is translated from the coding sequence ATGAAGCTGCCATCGCCGGATGAACGCCGCCCGCTATTGCTGGCGCGGCGCAACGAAAAAATGGCACGCTCGCCTCACGCTTATGTGCGGGGCAATACCGTCCAGTTTTATGAATGGCTGCACAGCCAGCATGGTCACGCCTTACCGCATGGCCCGGCAGTATGGATTTGCGGCGATTGCCATATCGGCAACCTCGGCCCGCTGGGTTATGTCGACGGTGATATCGACGTGCAGATCCGCGATCTGGACCAGACCGTCATCGGCAACCCAGCGCATGATCTGGTGCGCCTGGCTTTGTCGCTCGCGACTGCAGCCCGCGGCAGCCGCTTGCCCGGCGTGGTCACCGCCCGCATGCTGGAGCACATGATGCTGGGCTACGAACAATCATTCTCCGGCAAACCGCGCCCACCCAAAAACCGGCCAGATGCAGTGCAACTGGTGGTGCGCGAGGCGGTGACGCGCTCCTGGAAAGAACTCGCACGGGAGCGGATTGACGACCCCAAGCCGACCATTCCGCGTGGCAAGCATTTCTGGCCGCTCTCCAGGGACGAAAAATCCGCGCTTAAAGACTTGTTCCGCCAGCCCGACCTGCAGCATCTGGCCACCCGTTTGAAGTCCCGCGCTGATGATTCGCCAGTCGAACTGCTGGATGCGGCCTATTGGGTCAAAGGCTGTAGCTCACTGGGTTTACTGCGTTATGCATTGTTGCTGGGAATAGGTGAAGGTGAGGACCGCGATTATTGTTTGATGGATGTGAAAGAGGCGATCCGCGCGGCAGCTCCGCGCCATGCGCATGCTCACATGCCTCGCGATAACGGTCAGCGCGTTCGGGAAGGCGCAAAGCATCTGTCTCCCGCGCTGGGCGAACGTCTGGTCGCCACCCGCTTTATGGATCACGCCGTATTCGTGCGTGAGTTATTGCCACAAGATTTGAAGCTGGAAATCGAAACCCTCGATACCGACGAGGCCATGCATGTGGCGTACTACCTGGCTCAGGTTGTGGGTGTTGCCCATGCCCGGCAAATGGACGCCGATACCCGCCGCAGCTGGAAGGCCGAATTGCGGCGCAATCGCAGCAAAACGCTGGATGCGCCCTCCTGGTTATGGAATAGCGTAGTGCAATTGGTGGGGAGTCATGAGCAAGGATATCTGGAACATTGCCGCAAATATGCACTGCAAATGAGCAGTTAA
- a CDS encoding DNA/RNA non-specific endonuclease — protein sequence MKSLLFAAILLAAAPLALASASNCPAQFFSGRAPDVHNPKLARDTKPLCFDAFAVLYSGVSLTPLWSAEHITRQRVQQAREMVRTDTFHEEPQLQNMPHPELADYARSGFDRGHMSPNGDMPDKDAQFQSFSLANMIPQSPENNRGLWAGLEASVRDMAVRDGEVYVVTGPLFEGSAIKRLNNRVLVPTYLYKAVYNPSKQQAAAYVTPNAPGDDYQVVSIAELEKRIGINPFPTLPEAARQQAMRLPPPKPASSGPRATHSRATRESSSDNAIWRWLEHEFYRMLKQLVRSL from the coding sequence ATGAAAAGTCTTTTGTTCGCGGCAATCCTGCTCGCTGCGGCGCCGCTGGCACTGGCCAGCGCCAGCAACTGCCCTGCCCAGTTTTTCTCCGGTCGCGCGCCGGATGTACACAACCCCAAGCTGGCACGCGATACCAAACCATTGTGTTTTGATGCCTTTGCCGTGTTGTATTCCGGCGTATCACTCACCCCTTTGTGGTCGGCCGAGCACATCACCCGCCAGCGCGTGCAACAAGCGCGCGAAATGGTGCGTACCGACACCTTTCACGAAGAACCGCAGCTACAGAACATGCCGCACCCGGAACTGGCCGATTACGCCCGCAGCGGCTTTGATCGTGGCCACATGAGCCCGAATGGCGATATGCCAGATAAAGATGCCCAGTTTCAGAGCTTCAGTCTGGCCAACATGATCCCCCAGTCACCGGAAAACAATCGCGGCCTGTGGGCGGGGCTTGAGGCGTCCGTGCGAGACATGGCTGTGCGCGATGGCGAGGTATACGTGGTCACCGGCCCGCTGTTTGAAGGCAGCGCCATCAAGCGCCTCAACAACCGGGTGTTGGTGCCGACGTATCTATACAAAGCGGTCTATAACCCGAGCAAGCAACAAGCGGCGGCGTACGTCACACCCAACGCGCCGGGCGACGATTACCAGGTGGTGTCGATTGCCGAGCTGGAAAAAAGAATCGGCATCAACCCCTTTCCGACCTTGCCCGAAGCCGCCAGACAGCAAGCCATGCGCCTGCCACCGCCCAAACCGGCCAGCAGTGGGCCTCGCGCCACACATAGCCGCGCCACCCGTGAATCAAGCAGTGACAACGCCATCTGGCGCTGGCTGGAACACGAGTTCTATCGCATGCTCAAACAACTGGTTCGGTCACTCTAA
- a CDS encoding aspartyl/asparaginyl beta-hydroxylase domain-containing protein produces MAGLLLKVALVLLIGAAILRVHLRGRVRHSWRHQVFDHSSVAAPVNVLMYACSSVPDTPFVCVSAFPDLKILQSHWLEIREEGQRLLDAQHIRAAQHNDDAGFNSFFKYGWKRFYLKWYGEAHPSAEVLCPRTTALLRTLPSVKAAMFAWLPDGGKLNPHRDPYAGSLRYHLGLITPNDDRCYIEVDGQRYSWRDGEGVVFDETFIHRAENHSGQGRLILFCDIERPMRYSWASTLNNWVGQNIVAAASSPNRDGDHCGALSRLFRYAGWVGEHRKRFKRWNPRVYRLTRVGLIGSVIALFLLI; encoded by the coding sequence ATGGCAGGCTTGCTACTAAAGGTCGCCCTGGTATTACTGATTGGTGCCGCCATTTTGCGGGTGCATTTACGCGGCCGCGTGCGTCATTCATGGCGCCATCAAGTCTTTGATCATTCATCCGTAGCCGCGCCGGTCAATGTCCTGATGTATGCCTGCTCATCCGTGCCGGATACGCCGTTTGTTTGCGTCAGCGCTTTTCCTGATCTGAAAATCCTGCAATCTCACTGGCTGGAAATCCGCGAGGAAGGCCAGCGCTTGCTCGACGCCCAGCATATCCGCGCGGCACAACACAATGACGACGCCGGTTTCAATTCGTTTTTCAAATATGGCTGGAAGCGGTTTTATCTGAAGTGGTACGGCGAAGCGCACCCCTCTGCCGAGGTCCTGTGCCCCCGCACCACGGCGTTGCTGCGTACGTTGCCCAGCGTCAAAGCGGCGATGTTTGCCTGGTTGCCCGATGGCGGCAAACTGAATCCGCATCGAGACCCGTACGCCGGTTCACTGCGTTATCACCTGGGCTTGATCACGCCCAATGACGACCGTTGCTATATCGAAGTGGATGGCCAGCGCTATAGCTGGCGCGATGGCGAAGGCGTGGTGTTTGACGAGACGTTTATCCACCGCGCCGAGAACCACAGTGGTCAGGGTCGGTTAATCCTGTTTTGCGATATCGAACGACCGATGCGCTACTCGTGGGCAAGCACTTTGAATAATTGGGTGGGCCAAAATATTGTCGCCGCCGCCAGTTCACCCAATCGCGATGGTGATCATTGCGGGGCACTCAGTCGCCTGTTTCGTTACGCCGGTTGGGTCGGGGAACACCGCAAGCGCTTCAAACGCTGGAATCCGCGCGTTTACCGTCTTACTCGCGTCGGGCTGATTGGCTCGGTCATTGCCTTGTTTTTGCTTATCTGA
- a CDS encoding carbohydrate-binding module family 20 domain-containing protein translates to MRFTLTVTTAALCSVLIACGGGGGASAADGSSNSTSTKASGVVSASYNPSYTSVQLFHWKWSDVAKECTDFLGPQGYGAVQISPPQASKVTGNWWDMYQPVNFGSLTSRMGNESDLQNMINTCHAAHVRVYADVVVNQMAADSSSSYSATDGSTWNASTLTYPQFSSNDFHSNCTIQSSDYGSPGNRSNVMLCRLDGMPDLATESSYVQGVISSYLKKLLSLGVDGFRLDAAKHQQPTALNSILNTVKATYPTTLAGENIWVTQEVIPDGNVVRSDYFQNGTINEFQFTYAIRDAFRNNNGNNLASLPTMMGTPGNWGGSWGFVQPQYATVFVNNWDTERSGTDSLNASNYAGATNDSQGTKRYDLANIFMLAWPYGEAQVQSGFRFSNVDQDAPTASPYDASGNAQINVNWDFIHRWSDISNMVAFRTATNGQGVSNWTTGTGNQIAFSRGAVGFVAINNDTSAWSKTFQTGLPAGTYCNVVHGLVSGTSCASDSVTVDASGNATITLPANGGSTVPAVAIYTGQKLGGSGSGGATTCPVTFTIANANTSFGQNLYVVGNQTVLGNWTPASGFALTIVGNGANATWSGTISLPASTAIQYKYVKWDGTTATWESNQSTSSANREATTCSSGAQALNDGSF, encoded by the coding sequence ATGAGATTTACACTCACAGTAACGACGGCTGCATTGTGTTCAGTATTGATTGCCTGCGGCGGTGGCGGCGGCGCCTCCGCAGCAGATGGCAGTAGCAATTCCACCTCGACCAAGGCCAGTGGCGTAGTCTCGGCCAGTTACAACCCTTCTTATACATCGGTGCAGTTGTTCCACTGGAAGTGGAGCGATGTCGCCAAGGAATGTACGGATTTTCTCGGCCCGCAAGGTTACGGCGCAGTGCAGATATCGCCGCCGCAAGCGTCCAAGGTGACCGGCAACTGGTGGGATATGTACCAGCCGGTGAATTTCGGCAGCCTCACCAGCCGCATGGGTAACGAATCTGATCTGCAAAACATGATCAACACATGCCATGCCGCGCATGTGCGGGTGTACGCCGACGTCGTGGTGAACCAGATGGCTGCAGACTCCAGCAGCAGCTACAGCGCCACCGATGGCTCAACCTGGAACGCCAGCACGCTGACGTATCCGCAGTTTTCCAGTAATGATTTCCACTCCAATTGCACCATTCAATCCAGCGATTACGGCTCCCCCGGCAATCGCAGCAACGTGATGTTGTGTCGCCTGGACGGCATGCCGGATCTGGCGACCGAAAGCAGTTATGTGCAGGGCGTGATCTCCTCTTACCTGAAGAAGCTGCTCTCGCTTGGGGTGGATGGTTTCCGGCTGGATGCAGCCAAACACCAGCAACCGACGGCATTGAACAGCATCCTCAACACGGTGAAAGCCACCTATCCGACCACGCTGGCGGGCGAGAACATCTGGGTGACGCAAGAGGTGATCCCCGACGGCAACGTGGTGCGTTCGGATTACTTCCAGAACGGCACCATCAACGAGTTCCAGTTCACCTATGCCATTCGCGATGCCTTCCGCAACAACAACGGCAACAATCTGGCCAGCCTGCCGACCATGATGGGCACGCCGGGTAACTGGGGCGGCAGTTGGGGCTTTGTACAGCCGCAATATGCCACCGTGTTTGTGAATAACTGGGACACCGAACGCAGTGGGACGGATTCGCTCAATGCCAGCAACTACGCCGGTGCAACCAACGATTCCCAAGGCACCAAGCGCTACGATCTGGCCAATATCTTCATGCTGGCCTGGCCGTATGGCGAGGCCCAGGTGCAGTCCGGGTTCCGTTTCAGCAACGTGGATCAGGATGCGCCCACCGCCAGCCCGTACGACGCCAGCGGCAACGCCCAGATCAATGTGAACTGGGACTTCATCCATCGCTGGTCGGACATCTCCAACATGGTGGCGTTCCGTACCGCCACCAACGGCCAGGGCGTGAGCAACTGGACCACCGGTACGGGCAACCAGATTGCCTTTAGCCGTGGCGCTGTGGGCTTTGTGGCCATCAATAACGACACTAGCGCCTGGAGCAAAACCTTCCAGACTGGCTTGCCTGCGGGCACCTATTGCAACGTGGTACATGGCTTGGTTAGCGGCACGAGTTGCGCCAGCGATAGTGTTACGGTGGATGCCAGCGGTAATGCCACCATTACCCTGCCTGCCAATGGCGGAAGTACGGTGCCAGCGGTGGCGATCTACACCGGGCAGAAGCTGGGTGGATCAGGCTCGGGTGGCGCCACTACTTGCCCGGTGACATTTACCATCGCCAATGCCAACACCAGCTTTGGGCAGAATCTGTACGTGGTCGGCAACCAGACCGTCCTTGGTAACTGGACTCCGGCCAGCGGGTTTGCTCTGACCATCGTCGGCAACGGCGCAAACGCTACGTGGTCTGGCACCATTTCGCTCCCGGCGAGTACCGCCATCCAGTACAAATATGTGAAATGGGACGGCACCACCGCGACGTGGGAGAGCAATCAATCCACCAGCAGTGCTAATCGCGAAGCGACGACTTGCTCAAGCGGCGCGCAGGCGCTTAATGATGGAAGTTTTTGA
- the nth gene encoding endonuclease III, translated as MNKETRYEFYKRLAELDPAPTTELEYTTPFELLAAVLLSAQATDVGVNKATRRMFPVANTPAAILALGQEGLEGYIATIGLYRSKAKHLLETCRILLEKHGGEVPQDREALEALPGVGRKTANVVMNTAFGHPTIAVDTHIFRVSNRTGLAKGKDVRAVEDKLMKVTPAEFQLNAHHWLILHGRYVCKARRPECWRCVVNDLCDFKPKELVPPKGR; from the coding sequence ATGAACAAAGAAACCCGCTACGAATTCTACAAACGCCTGGCCGAACTGGACCCGGCGCCCACTACCGAGCTGGAATACACCACGCCATTTGAGTTGCTGGCAGCGGTGTTGTTGTCTGCACAAGCTACCGATGTCGGCGTAAACAAAGCCACGCGACGGATGTTTCCGGTCGCCAACACGCCCGCGGCCATCCTCGCGCTGGGGCAAGAAGGGCTGGAAGGCTATATCGCGACCATTGGCTTGTATCGCAGCAAGGCCAAACACTTGCTGGAAACCTGTCGCATCTTGCTGGAAAAGCACGGTGGTGAAGTCCCACAAGATCGTGAGGCACTGGAAGCGCTGCCGGGTGTGGGCCGCAAGACCGCCAACGTGGTGATGAATACCGCATTCGGCCATCCGACCATCGCCGTGGATACGCATATCTTTCGGGTCTCCAACCGCACCGGGCTCGCCAAAGGTAAAGATGTACGCGCGGTGGAAGACAAGTTGATGAAGGTGACGCCGGCTGAGTTTCAGCTCAACGCCCATCACTGGCTGATTTTGCATGGGCGTTATGTGTGCAAGGCACGCAGGCCGGAGTGCTGGCGGTGTGTGGTGAATGATTTGTGTGATTTCAAACCGAAGGAATTGGTGCCGCCGAAGGGGCGCTAA
- the murI gene encoding glutamate racemase, whose amino-acid sequence MSQPQASHPIGVFDSGVGGLTVVRALMDRLPFENIVYFGDTARVPYGVKSVSTIEHFTMQIVDFLQKQQVKMLIIACNTMAAVAAEKVREISPLPVLDVIAAGARCAVETTQSGGIGVIGTPTTINSNAYARAIHQLDPNYRVYSQACPLFVPLVEEGWLEHPVTRMTAQEYLKPVFVEQIDTLVLGCTHYPLLKPLLSEVAGSRLKLVDSAIAIADETAALLQEQGLANPQRGMPDYRYFVTDVPLKFRSVGERFLGRNLGAIEQVNIDRL is encoded by the coding sequence ATGTCACAACCACAAGCATCCCACCCAATCGGCGTATTCGATTCCGGTGTGGGCGGGTTAACCGTAGTCCGTGCGTTGATGGATCGGCTGCCGTTTGAAAACATTGTGTACTTTGGCGACACCGCCCGTGTGCCTTACGGCGTGAAGTCCGTTTCGACCATCGAACACTTCACCATGCAGATCGTCGACTTCCTGCAAAAACAGCAAGTCAAAATGCTGATCATTGCCTGTAATACCATGGCCGCCGTCGCCGCCGAAAAAGTGCGGGAGATTTCACCGCTGCCCGTGCTGGATGTAATTGCCGCTGGCGCACGCTGCGCTGTGGAAACCACGCAAAGTGGCGGCATTGGGGTGATCGGCACGCCGACCACCATCAACTCCAACGCCTATGCCCGCGCGATTCATCAGTTGGACCCCAACTACCGCGTTTACTCCCAGGCGTGCCCGCTGTTTGTGCCGCTGGTTGAAGAAGGCTGGCTGGAGCATCCGGTCACGCGCATGACCGCGCAGGAATATCTCAAGCCGGTGTTTGTGGAGCAGATCGACACACTGGTGCTTGGTTGCACCCATTACCCGCTGCTCAAGCCATTGTTGTCTGAAGTGGCCGGCAGCCGCCTCAAGTTGGTCGATTCAGCCATTGCCATTGCTGATGAAACCGCCGCATTGCTGCAAGAACAGGGTCTGGCCAATCCGCAACGCGGCATGCCGGACTATCGTTATTTCGTCACCGACGTGCCGTTGAAGTTCCGCAGCGTGGGTGAACGCTTCCTCGGGCGCAATCTGGGCGCGATTGAACAAGTCAATATCGACCGGTTGTGA
- the gltB gene encoding glutamate synthase large subunit encodes MDRQSGLQNTLYRPEFEQDSCGFGLIAQMDDQPSHWLVKTAISSLAALTHRGAVAADGKSGDGCGLLFRKPDAFLRAVAAEAGFTLTDLYAAGLVFRSTDATQGATSLTNLQNAIEAQGLTLAGVRAVPINTEACGEYAMRTLPAIGQAFVNAPAGMEQAEFERRLYQARRVAEKSNKASDPGFYIPTLNSQTLSYKGLVTPENLPVFYLDLNDERFASSLAVYHQRFSTNTWPQWKLAQPFRFLAHNGEINTLSGNRLWAKAREAIMDSPLLDMNTVRPIVQTDGSDSMSLDNMLEGLMMGGMDVFRAFRMLVPPAWQNVDSNDRDLRAFYEYNSMHMEAWDGPAGIVWTTGRYAGCMLDRNGLRPARYVITKDRHLTIASEIGVWNYKPEDVVKKGRVKPGQIVAVDLETGDFLDTETIDNRLKATHPYRKWIKNNAIQLELSEDNSPLPEMSRPELLIFQKQFALTYEERDQILRVLAADGQEAVGSMGDDTPMAVLSEKVRSPFDYLRQQFAQVTNPPIDPIREAIVMSLNTCFGPERNVFSVTEDNAKRLEVRSPVLSSDKFDALTSLPGDDYKPAFFDATYDPAKVSLKEAIEQLQAQVLASVRNEHTVVVVLSDKQIAQGRLPIHMLFATGAVHHALVDAGLRCKINLVVETATARDPHHFACLIAFGATAVFPYLAYQTILELVGSGQISLPLLAATNNFRKAINKGLLKIMSKMGISTVASYRGSQLFEGVGIGEEVIKLCMEGTVSRIGGANFADFEADTLKLNRLAFNSMRPIAQGGLLKYVFGEEYHAYNPDVVMQLQKAVQGGEYKDYLKYADLVNQRPVAMLRDLMALQIDPAKAIPLEEVESVEAILARFDSAGMSLGALSPEAHEALAEGMNRLGGRSNSGEGGEDPARYGTMKMSKIKQVASGRFGVTPHYLVNAEVLQIKVAQGAKPGEGGQLPGDKVSPLIARLRCSKPGISLISPPPHHDIYSIEDLAQLIFDLKQVNPRALVSVKLVAEPGVGTIAAGVAKAYADLITISGYDGGTGASPLTSVKYAGTPFELGLTEAQQVLRANGLRGRVRVQTDGGLKTGLDVVKAAIMGAESFGFGTGPMVALGCKYLRICHLNNCATGVATQEIKLRSKYFTGLPDMVVNYFTFIARETREWMAKLGVRSMEELIGRSELLGLIEGATERQKRLRLDVLLSQGTIPDSEPRFCVADRNPSFDKGELAEQMVADALAGIKAKTPQRFEYKVRNVNRSIGARLSGEIAMAHGADGLPADCLHIKLNGSAGQSFGVWNAKGLTLELEGDANDYVGKGMSGGRVVIYPPKVSEFRADDAVIVGNTCLYGATGGELYAAGRAGERFAVRNSGALAIVEGVGDHGCEYMTGGTVIVLGETGYNFGAGMTGGFALVYDTQQRFAYRYNNELVDINLINGESYGAVRAFLKEKLKDYLKQTGSVRAQELLHDFDEAVDYFWLVKPKAAKLDDLLKD; translated from the coding sequence ATGGACAGACAAAGCGGGTTGCAGAACACCCTTTACCGGCCTGAGTTCGAACAGGACAGTTGCGGTTTTGGCTTGATCGCGCAAATGGACGACCAACCCAGCCACTGGCTGGTGAAGACCGCCATTTCGTCGCTGGCCGCTTTGACCCACCGTGGCGCGGTGGCCGCCGATGGCAAATCGGGCGACGGCTGTGGTTTGCTGTTCCGTAAACCCGATGCCTTCTTGCGTGCCGTGGCCGCCGAAGCCGGTTTTACACTCACTGACTTGTACGCCGCCGGTCTGGTATTCCGCTCGACGGACGCGACCCAGGGTGCAACCTCGCTGACCAATCTGCAAAACGCCATTGAAGCGCAAGGGTTGACGCTGGCCGGTGTGCGCGCCGTGCCGATCAATACCGAAGCTTGTGGCGAGTACGCCATGCGCACATTGCCCGCCATCGGCCAGGCTTTTGTGAATGCCCCGGCGGGTATGGAACAAGCGGAGTTTGAACGTCGCCTGTATCAAGCGCGCCGCGTGGCGGAAAAATCCAACAAAGCCAGCGACCCCGGGTTTTATATCCCGACACTGAATTCGCAAACGCTGTCCTACAAAGGTCTGGTCACGCCGGAAAACCTGCCGGTGTTTTATCTGGACCTGAACGACGAGCGCTTTGCCTCGTCGCTGGCCGTGTATCACCAGCGCTTCTCCACCAATACCTGGCCGCAGTGGAAACTGGCGCAGCCGTTTCGCTTCCTGGCGCATAACGGTGAGATCAACACGCTGTCAGGCAACCGGCTGTGGGCCAAGGCGCGTGAAGCGATCATGGATTCGCCGCTGCTGGACATGAACACCGTGCGCCCGATCGTGCAAACCGACGGGTCGGATTCGATGAGCCTGGACAACATGCTCGAAGGCCTGATGATGGGCGGCATGGATGTGTTCCGGGCGTTTCGCATGCTGGTGCCACCGGCTTGGCAGAACGTGGATAGTAACGATCGCGATCTGCGCGCTTTCTATGAATACAACTCCATGCATATGGAAGCGTGGGACGGCCCGGCTGGCATCGTCTGGACCACCGGTCGCTACGCCGGTTGCATGCTGGACCGCAACGGCCTGCGTCCGGCGCGTTATGTGATTACCAAAGACCGCCATCTGACCATCGCCTCGGAAATCGGCGTGTGGAACTACAAGCCAGAAGACGTGGTGAAAAAAGGCCGCGTCAAGCCAGGGCAGATCGTGGCTGTCGATCTGGAAACCGGTGATTTTCTCGATACCGAAACCATCGATAACCGGCTGAAAGCGACACATCCGTATCGCAAGTGGATCAAGAACAACGCCATTCAGCTGGAGTTGAGTGAAGACAACAGCCCGCTGCCGGAGATGTCCCGCCCCGAGTTGTTGATCTTCCAGAAGCAATTTGCGCTGACCTATGAAGAGCGCGACCAGATCCTGCGCGTGCTGGCGGCAGACGGCCAGGAAGCCGTAGGCTCAATGGGTGACGACACGCCGATGGCGGTGTTGTCGGAAAAAGTGCGCTCGCCGTTTGATTATCTGCGCCAGCAGTTTGCCCAGGTCACCAACCCGCCGATCGACCCGATTCGCGAAGCTATCGTGATGTCGTTGAATACCTGTTTCGGCCCGGAACGTAATGTGTTCTCAGTGACCGAAGACAACGCCAAGCGGCTGGAAGTGCGCTCGCCGGTGTTGTCCAGCGACAAGTTCGATGCGCTCACATCCTTGCCGGGTGACGATTACAAGCCGGCGTTTTTTGATGCCACTTACGATCCGGCCAAAGTCTCGCTCAAAGAGGCGATCGAGCAACTGCAAGCGCAGGTGCTGGCCAGCGTGCGCAATGAACACACGGTAGTGGTGGTACTGAGCGACAAACAGATCGCCCAGGGCCGTTTGCCGATCCACATGTTGTTTGCCACGGGTGCCGTGCACCACGCGCTGGTCGATGCCGGTTTGCGCTGCAAGATCAACCTGGTGGTCGAGACGGCCACCGCACGCGATCCGCACCACTTTGCTTGTCTGATTGCCTTCGGCGCCACCGCCGTGTTCCCGTATCTGGCCTACCAGACGATTCTGGAACTGGTTGGTAGCGGGCAGATCAGCTTGCCGCTGTTGGCCGCCACCAACAACTTCCGCAAGGCCATCAACAAAGGCTTGCTGAAGATCATGTCCAAAATGGGCATCTCCACCGTGGCGTCTTATCGCGGCTCACAGCTGTTTGAAGGCGTGGGTATTGGCGAAGAAGTCATCAAACTGTGCATGGAAGGCACGGTGTCGCGCATTGGCGGCGCCAACTTTGCCGACTTTGAAGCCGACACGCTCAAGCTGAACCGTCTGGCGTTCAACAGCATGCGGCCGATTGCCCAGGGTGGCTTGCTCAAGTACGTGTTTGGCGAGGAATACCACGCCTACAACCCGGACGTGGTCATGCAACTGCAAAAGGCGGTGCAGGGCGGCGAGTACAAGGATTACCTCAAATACGCTGATCTGGTAAATCAACGCCCGGTAGCCATGCTGCGTGACTTGATGGCGCTGCAAATTGATCCGGCCAAAGCCATCCCGCTGGAAGAAGTGGAATCGGTCGAAGCGATTCTGGCGCGGTTTGATTCCGCCGGGATGTCGCTGGGCGCGCTCAGCCCGGAAGCGCATGAAGCGCTGGCCGAAGGCATGAACCGCTTGGGTGGTCGTTCCAATTCCGGCGAAGGCGGTGAAGACCCAGCGCGCTACGGCACCATGAAGATGTCCAAGATCAAGCAAGTCGCCTCGGGCCGCTTTGGTGTGACGCCGCATTATCTAGTCAACGCCGAGGTGCTGCAGATCAAGGTGGCGCAGGGTGCCAAACCCGGTGAAGGTGGCCAGTTGCCGGGTGACAAAGTCAGCCCGTTGATTGCGCGGTTGCGTTGCTCCAAGCCTGGCATCAGCCTGATCAGTCCGCCGCCGCATCACGATATCTACTCGATTGAAGATTTGGCCCAGCTGATTTTCGACTTGAAACAAGTGAACCCGAGGGCGCTGGTGTCGGTGAAGCTGGTGGCTGAACCTGGCGTGGGCACCATTGCTGCGGGTGTGGCCAAGGCTTATGCCGATCTGATTACGATATCCGGCTACGACGGTGGCACCGGTGCCTCGCCGCTCACCAGCGTGAAATACGCCGGTACGCCGTTTGAACTGGGCCTGACCGAAGCACAACAAGTATTGCGCGCCAACGGCCTGCGTGGCCGCGTGCGGGTGCAAACCGACGGTGGTCTGAAGACCGGGCTGGATGTGGTCAAGGCCGCGATCATGGGCGCGGAAAGCTTCGGTTTCGGCACTGGCCCGATGGTGGCGCTGGGCTGCAAATATCTGCGCATTTGCCATCTGAATAACTGCGCCACCGGTGTGGCGACGCAAGAAATCAAACTGCGCAGCAAGTACTTCACCGGCTTGCCGGACATGGTGGTCAATTACTTTACCTTTATCGCCCGCGAAACCCGTGAATGGATGGCCAAGCTGGGTGTGCGCTCGATGGAAGAACTGATCGGCCGTTCCGAACTGCTGGGCTTGATTGAAGGCGCGACCGAACGGCAAAAACGCTTGCGGCTGGATGTGTTGCTTAGCCAAGGCACGATTCCGGATAGCGAACCGCGTTTCTGCGTGGCAGATCGCAACCCGTCTTTCGACAAGGGTGAACTGGCCGAGCAAATGGTGGCTGACGCGTTGGCCGGCATCAAGGCCAAAACGCCGCAGCGCTTTGAATACAAAGTGCGCAACGTGAATCGGTCGATTGGTGCGCGTTTGTCCGGCGAAATCGCCATGGCCCACGGTGCCGACGGCCTGCCGGCAGATTGTTTGCATATCAAGCTCAACGGCTCGGCCGGGCAATCGTTTGGCGTGTGGAACGCCAAGGGGCTAACGCTGGAGCTGGAAGGCGATGCCAACGATTACGTGGGCAAGGGCATGTCTGGTGGCCGAGTGGTGATTTATCCGCCCAAGGTCAGCGAATTCCGCGCGGACGATGCGGTGATTGTTGGTAACACCTGCCTGTATGGTGCAACTGGCGGCGAGCTGTATGCCGCTGGCCGCGCGGGCGAACGCTTCGCAGTGCGTAACTCCGGCGCGCTGGCCATTGTGGAAGGCGTGGGCGATCACGGTTGTGAATACATGACTGGCGGCACGGTGATTGTGCTGGGCGAAACCGGCTACAACTTCGGCGCGGGTATGACCGGCGGTTTTGCGCTGGTGTATGACACTCAGCAACGCTTCGCCTATCGCTACAACAACGAACTCGTGGATATCAACCTGATCAATGGTGAGTCCTACGGTGCAGTTCGGGCCTTCCTCAAGGAAAAGCTCAAGGACTACCTGAAGCAGACCGGTTCGGTGCGCGCCCAAGAGTTGCTGCACGACTTTGACGAAGCCGTGGATTACTTCTGGCTGGTCAAACCCAAGGCCGCCAAGCTGGATGATCTGTTGAAGGATTGA